A window of the Acetobacteraceae bacterium genome harbors these coding sequences:
- the pdxA gene encoding 4-hydroxythreonine-4-phosphate dehydrogenase PdxA, with the protein MQQRPLAVTMGDPAGIGPEIIAKTWLSRKACKTPPFIVFGDSAYFSKAVPVKEIKTPEEGMKFFGEALPIFPVSCAYPPKVTIPEIENAPSVVEAIRSAVQWCLEGKASAVVTAPISKDILAQKGFAFPGHTEYLAHLCGSVGKETMMLACPELRVVLATVHVSIRKALKQLTQERIITTARKTNQALKQDFGFSHPRIAIAALNPHAGENGRMGEEEQAFIIPAVKILQEEGIQVQGPYPPDTLFTPEMRKKYDVALCMYHDQGLIPLKTLGMEKGVNITLGLPIIRTSPDHGTAFDIACDLENLAQSKASAESFYAALIEAEKIRKQRSKIVL; encoded by the coding sequence CGCCAAAACGTGGCTGTCGAGAAAGGCATGTAAAACGCCTCCCTTCATTGTTTTTGGTGATTCAGCCTATTTTTCAAAAGCTGTGCCTGTAAAAGAGATTAAAACTCCAGAAGAAGGCATGAAGTTTTTTGGAGAGGCACTCCCAATCTTTCCGGTTTCATGTGCTTATCCTCCGAAAGTGACTATTCCTGAAATCGAAAATGCGCCTTCTGTCGTCGAGGCCATTCGTTCTGCGGTTCAGTGGTGTCTTGAAGGCAAAGCGTCGGCCGTCGTGACGGCCCCCATTTCTAAGGATATTTTGGCGCAAAAAGGGTTCGCTTTTCCAGGACATACAGAATATTTAGCGCATCTTTGCGGTTCTGTTGGAAAAGAAACAATGATGCTGGCATGTCCTGAATTGCGGGTTGTTCTGGCAACGGTGCATGTTTCTATTCGGAAAGCCTTAAAACAGCTGACGCAAGAAAGAATTATAACCACGGCACGCAAGACGAATCAGGCATTAAAGCAAGATTTCGGTTTTTCTCACCCTCGAATTGCGATTGCTGCGCTGAATCCCCATGCGGGTGAAAATGGCAGAATGGGTGAAGAGGAGCAGGCATTTATCATACCGGCTGTGAAGATTCTTCAAGAAGAAGGTATTCAGGTGCAGGGCCCTTATCCGCCAGATACGCTTTTTACACCTGAGATGCGAAAGAAATATGATGTTGCCTTGTGCATGTACCATGATCAAGGATTGATACCGCTTAAAACGCTGGGCATGGAAAAGGGCGTGAATATAACACTGGGCTTGCCCATTATAAGAACATCACCAGATCACGGTACGGCCTTTGATATTGCATGTGATTTGGAGAATCTAGCTCAGAGTAAGGCTTCTGCTGAGAGTTTTTATGCAGCGCTTATAGAGGCTGAAAAAATCAGAAAGCAGCGTTCAAAAATTGTTTTGTGA